In Gulosibacter molinativorax, a single window of DNA contains:
- a CDS encoding amino acid ABC transporter ATP-binding protein, which yields MAPTTEQIAIDLQKVNKSFGDHHVLKDVSLKVDEGTVTAMIGPSGAGKSSLLRCINLLERPDSGTIDVEGVVVDASTKITAEQLRKLRRNVGMCFQHFNLFPHLTVLQNVALPQRRSLNRSKAEANERAMKLLERVGLADKADQYPARCSGGQQQRIAIARALALDPKIMLFDEPTSALDPELGLEVLAVMRELAETGMTMVVVTHEMQFARDVSDHLVVMANGAILEEGHPEEIFTAPKEQRTRQFLRAVLER from the coding sequence ATGGCTCCCACTACAGAGCAGATCGCAATCGATCTTCAAAAGGTGAATAAGTCGTTTGGCGATCACCACGTCCTGAAGGATGTCTCGCTGAAGGTCGATGAGGGGACCGTAACCGCAATGATTGGTCCTTCCGGGGCCGGCAAGAGCTCGCTATTGCGATGCATCAACCTCCTGGAACGCCCGGACTCGGGAACCATTGATGTCGAGGGCGTCGTGGTTGATGCGAGTACGAAGATTACCGCCGAACAGCTGCGAAAGCTCCGTCGTAATGTCGGCATGTGCTTCCAGCACTTCAATCTCTTTCCGCACCTCACCGTGCTACAGAACGTGGCGTTGCCACAGCGACGTTCGTTGAATCGAAGCAAGGCAGAAGCCAATGAGCGTGCAATGAAGCTTCTCGAGCGAGTCGGTCTTGCAGATAAGGCTGACCAGTATCCCGCCCGTTGCTCTGGCGGCCAACAGCAGCGCATTGCAATCGCTCGCGCGCTGGCATTGGATCCGAAGATCATGCTCTTCGACGAGCCGACATCGGCCCTCGACCCAGAGTTGGGCCTCGAAGTTCTCGCGGTCATGCGTGAACTGGCGGAAACAGGCATGACGATGGTCGTTGTGACGCATGAGATGCAATTCGCTCGTGACGTGTCGGATCATCTCGTTGTGATGGCGAACGGTGCCATCCTCGAAGAGGGCCACCCCGAGGAAATCTTTACCGCTCCCAAAGAGCAGCGCACCCGCCAATTTCTCCGGGCTGTATTGGAACGATAG
- a CDS encoding LysR family transcriptional regulator, whose product MVNPTHLETLIAVLRTGSFAGAARQLGYTGSAVSQQIAAFERDTNLTLFERDARGIRATAAAEALGSHANEVFSALSVFDDEIRKLSEGAAGSVRFGSFPSASQQLLPAAVTEFIRKRPDVDLHLEEGEPDNLAPLIISRELDLALAYTYDLAPSKWPVNAKVIPLFSEDLIAFVPPGHELSGSTARISQLAGERWINTQSTSRGAIAFERMCANAGFSPDIRYRSNNYNVVASFVRSGLGVALIPALAAATLEDGDTDTASLSDVTVQRHVVLLKSAANESPALEFLIAAIERASQRLASRTLGIKLDSRLSRKRAN is encoded by the coding sequence GTGGTGAACCCAACCCACCTGGAGACCCTCATCGCGGTGCTCCGTACCGGATCGTTCGCTGGCGCCGCCAGGCAGCTCGGCTATACGGGCTCAGCGGTGTCGCAGCAAATCGCCGCATTCGAACGCGATACAAACTTGACCTTGTTCGAACGCGACGCGCGAGGCATCCGCGCGACGGCCGCCGCAGAGGCCCTCGGCAGCCACGCGAATGAAGTGTTCAGCGCGCTGTCCGTCTTCGACGACGAAATTCGAAAGCTCAGCGAAGGCGCCGCGGGCAGTGTTCGCTTCGGGAGTTTCCCGAGTGCCAGCCAACAGCTCTTACCCGCGGCCGTTACCGAGTTCATCCGAAAAAGACCCGACGTTGATCTGCACCTTGAAGAGGGCGAACCGGACAACCTGGCACCGCTCATTATCTCGCGCGAACTTGATCTGGCGCTGGCCTACACGTACGACCTCGCGCCATCGAAGTGGCCCGTCAACGCGAAAGTCATTCCGCTGTTCTCCGAGGATCTCATCGCGTTCGTTCCGCCAGGTCACGAGCTTTCCGGGTCAACGGCTCGCATTTCGCAGCTAGCGGGCGAGCGATGGATCAACACACAAAGCACGTCACGCGGGGCAATCGCGTTCGAGCGAATGTGCGCGAACGCTGGGTTCTCACCGGACATTCGGTACCGCAGCAACAACTACAACGTGGTCGCGAGCTTCGTTCGCTCCGGTCTCGGCGTCGCGCTCATTCCCGCCCTCGCCGCTGCGACGCTCGAAGACGGTGACACCGACACCGCGTCACTTAGCGATGTCACCGTCCAACGACACGTTGTCCTTCTGAAATCAGCCGCAAACGAAAGCCCGGCGCTGGAATTCCTCATCGCCGCAATCGAGCGAGCATCCCAACGCCTTGCCAGCCGAACGCTCGGAATTAAGCTTGACTCGCGGCTAAGCCGAAAACGGGCGAACTAA
- a CDS encoding ornithine cyclodeaminase family protein codes for MTRPLYISDEEVSQLFTPEVALASQRAAFQALGEGAAILAPRVLVEGANDSVAFSYAARTNQSAGAVTKFGSVNPDNAKNGMPTISASVHVLYAETGLPRATLEATELTTIRTAAASALAVQELANADVKSLGIIGAGVQAKAHAVAISRVRDFEEIRITSRTLQRAKDLASELKDLVDVPVRVVNVESAAAANVVATCTTSFEPVIETAWVRPGATVVSVGAFAPDRFELPSSLLGRADIVVVDHRETSVEHSGSVRAALAEDGLDESDLLELGSVVIGKSPSRSAKKDIAVFVSVGVGIQDASAAEALLDSIDSRSND; via the coding sequence ATGACTCGACCGCTCTATATCAGCGACGAAGAAGTATCCCAACTCTTTACTCCGGAAGTTGCCCTGGCATCCCAGCGTGCGGCCTTTCAAGCACTCGGGGAGGGGGCCGCAATCCTCGCCCCGCGGGTGCTTGTTGAGGGCGCCAATGACTCGGTAGCGTTCTCGTATGCAGCACGGACCAATCAGAGTGCAGGGGCGGTTACCAAATTTGGAAGCGTGAACCCCGACAACGCGAAGAACGGTATGCCCACCATTTCCGCGTCGGTGCACGTTCTATATGCCGAAACTGGACTCCCACGGGCGACTCTCGAGGCAACAGAGCTCACCACGATCCGCACGGCGGCTGCGTCTGCCCTCGCGGTTCAGGAACTGGCGAATGCGGATGTGAAATCCCTCGGAATCATCGGCGCTGGCGTGCAGGCGAAAGCACATGCGGTGGCGATTTCCCGGGTGCGTGATTTCGAAGAGATCCGGATTACGAGCAGGACGCTGCAGCGGGCCAAGGATCTCGCGAGTGAGCTCAAGGACCTCGTAGATGTGCCGGTCCGGGTGGTTAACGTTGAAAGCGCCGCCGCCGCAAACGTTGTGGCGACTTGCACTACGAGCTTTGAGCCGGTCATCGAGACAGCATGGGTGCGTCCCGGTGCAACCGTAGTGAGCGTCGGGGCCTTTGCTCCAGATAGATTCGAATTGCCCAGTTCACTCCTCGGTCGGGCGGACATTGTCGTCGTCGACCACCGTGAGACATCCGTGGAGCATTCGGGCTCCGTGCGGGCGGCTCTCGCCGAAGACGGACTTGACGAGTCTGATCTTCTTGAACTGGGGTCTGTCGTCATTGGTAAGTCCCCGTCGAGGAGCGCCAAGAAAGACATCGCAGTCTTTGTCAGCGTCGGGGTGGGGATTCAGGATGCGTCAGCTGCGGAAGCGCTCTTGGACTCAATTGATTCGCGGAGTAACGATTAG
- a CDS encoding Glu/Leu/Phe/Val family dehydrogenase has product MQTDLLQLADEWGPEKVLVVSDTRTGMRGVLVIDNTARGIGKGGTRMSPTVTVAEIARLARTMTWKWAAVDLFHGGAKAGILGDPNSPHKEAILRAFARALRNEVPEEYLFGLDMGLNERDAAVLADELGSLGASTGLPRALGGLPYDQLGVTGFGVAEAADAAAEHIGLKIAGKRVAIQGFGAVGTAAATRFLELGASVVAVATAGGTVSDPNGLDISRLQSLREHFGDDCVREYPAGDLSTDVLSVDADILVPAAREDTISDKVATETSVSLIVEGANLPTSPSSRSILKQRGITVVPDFIANAGGIVAAAHSTDSRNSPFVVNEENVFTMISEKLRANTTQVLQASQEEETTSHEAAFALAADRVREAMALRRRLPFD; this is encoded by the coding sequence ATGCAAACGGATCTACTGCAGCTTGCCGACGAATGGGGGCCAGAAAAGGTTCTGGTCGTTAGCGACACCCGCACTGGAATGCGGGGTGTCCTCGTCATCGACAACACGGCTCGCGGTATAGGCAAGGGCGGCACTCGAATGAGCCCGACGGTTACAGTTGCCGAGATCGCTCGACTTGCGCGCACCATGACTTGGAAGTGGGCAGCGGTTGACCTCTTTCATGGCGGTGCCAAGGCGGGAATTCTCGGCGACCCCAATTCACCACACAAGGAGGCCATCCTCCGGGCCTTCGCGCGCGCCCTTCGAAATGAAGTGCCGGAAGAGTATCTCTTCGGTCTCGACATGGGTTTGAACGAACGTGACGCTGCCGTGCTCGCCGATGAGCTTGGTTCCCTCGGCGCATCGACGGGTCTCCCCCGTGCTTTGGGTGGGCTTCCTTACGATCAACTTGGTGTCACGGGATTCGGCGTAGCGGAAGCAGCAGACGCAGCAGCTGAACACATTGGCCTCAAAATCGCAGGCAAACGAGTGGCGATCCAAGGTTTTGGAGCCGTTGGCACGGCGGCCGCAACTCGATTCCTCGAGCTTGGTGCATCCGTCGTCGCCGTGGCGACCGCCGGTGGCACCGTGTCTGACCCAAACGGCCTTGATATTTCACGGCTGCAGAGTCTGCGCGAGCACTTTGGTGACGACTGCGTTCGTGAGTACCCTGCCGGAGACCTCTCAACAGATGTCCTCAGCGTCGACGCCGATATTCTCGTGCCCGCCGCGCGAGAAGATACGATCTCGGACAAGGTAGCGACCGAGACGAGCGTCAGCCTCATCGTCGAGGGGGCGAATCTTCCCACTTCCCCGTCTTCGAGGTCGATCCTCAAACAGCGTGGCATCACAGTTGTGCCAGACTTCATTGCCAACGCAGGTGGCATCGTCGCCGCCGCCCACTCCACCGATTCACGGAACTCACCGTTTGTCGTGAACGAAGAGAATGTCTTCACGATGATCTCCGAAAAACTCCGTGCCAACACGACCCAGGTGCTTCAAGCGAGCCAAGAAGAGGAGACCACGAGTCACGAAGCCGCGTTCGCATTGGCCGCAGATCGCGTTCGTGAAGCCATGGCGCTGCGTCGCCGGCTGCCCTTCGATTAG
- a CDS encoding thiamine pyrophosphate-dependent enzyme, producing MTPPPKRSGGQLVVGALQAQGIRRISCVPGESFLPILDALIDSEIALDVARHEAGAGNMAVANARLSGHAGVVMVSRGPGAMHAAIAVHTAEQDAIPLVVLIGQVALRDRGRGGFQEMNYAQVFGSVAKWVASLDIVERIPETIARAIRVAESGRPGPVVIEMPEDVLDAAASAPDVTRRIPMRAAPAAEDIDAFHEILATAEQPVLILGRGIWSQATADAAAQFAQKNQIPVVAGFRCQDFIDNDSPFYVGHVGLSTDIRLIGRLEEADVVVSVGGHFGDAETKGYEILRPRGDRTVVHVSVEELDVDRYLPANLVIQATPLEFFQIMNAGDSTAPERHSWVELLRNEELERSSAPADTDRLTQIMTWLRDSISPDTIIANGAGNYAIWVHQYLRYRRFGTQLAPASGAMGFGLPAGIAAGLERPEQPVIAFAGDGCLTMSLSELATLAETRVNVTVVVINNGIYGTIHMHQRARFPGRAIGTSIEGPDFVALANSFGIHANRVTSLEAFQDAFSAAREMSGPALIEVVTDPTELKPRGK from the coding sequence ATGACTCCTCCACCAAAGCGATCCGGTGGCCAACTCGTGGTCGGTGCTTTACAGGCCCAAGGGATCCGCCGCATTAGTTGCGTACCCGGAGAGAGTTTCCTTCCCATTCTCGACGCGCTCATTGACAGTGAAATTGCGCTTGATGTCGCCAGACACGAAGCCGGTGCGGGGAACATGGCGGTCGCCAACGCAAGGTTGTCGGGTCACGCCGGTGTCGTCATGGTCAGCCGTGGTCCGGGCGCGATGCATGCCGCGATCGCGGTTCACACCGCCGAGCAGGATGCGATTCCGCTCGTCGTGCTGATTGGTCAGGTCGCGCTCCGCGATCGCGGCCGGGGCGGATTCCAGGAAATGAACTACGCCCAGGTATTTGGTTCAGTGGCGAAGTGGGTGGCTTCGCTCGACATCGTGGAACGGATTCCGGAAACGATCGCGCGGGCTATTCGCGTCGCGGAAAGTGGACGGCCCGGGCCGGTTGTAATCGAGATGCCGGAGGACGTACTCGACGCCGCGGCGTCAGCCCCGGATGTGACCCGCAGAATCCCTATGCGTGCCGCCCCCGCAGCAGAGGATATAGACGCGTTTCACGAAATCCTCGCGACCGCCGAGCAACCTGTGCTGATCCTTGGCCGGGGTATTTGGTCGCAAGCGACCGCGGATGCGGCCGCCCAGTTTGCGCAGAAGAACCAAATACCGGTTGTCGCCGGTTTCCGCTGTCAGGATTTCATCGACAACGACTCACCCTTCTACGTCGGCCATGTGGGACTCAGCACTGACATTCGGCTCATAGGCAGGCTCGAGGAAGCCGACGTTGTCGTTTCGGTGGGTGGTCATTTCGGCGATGCCGAAACCAAGGGGTATGAGATTCTTCGACCTCGCGGCGATCGCACTGTGGTTCATGTGTCGGTCGAAGAGCTGGATGTCGATCGCTACCTCCCGGCAAACCTGGTCATCCAGGCGACGCCTTTGGAGTTCTTCCAAATTATGAACGCGGGCGACTCAACTGCTCCTGAGCGACACTCGTGGGTTGAATTACTTAGGAATGAAGAGCTCGAGCGCTCGAGCGCACCAGCGGATACTGACCGGCTCACACAGATCATGACGTGGCTACGAGACAGCATTTCGCCGGACACGATCATCGCCAACGGCGCGGGCAATTACGCCATTTGGGTCCACCAGTACCTTAGGTATCGTCGGTTTGGCACTCAGCTTGCTCCCGCCAGCGGCGCAATGGGGTTCGGGCTACCGGCCGGGATCGCCGCTGGATTGGAGAGGCCGGAGCAACCGGTGATCGCATTCGCTGGTGACGGCTGCCTCACGATGTCACTATCCGAGCTGGCGACGCTTGCCGAGACTCGCGTAAATGTCACCGTCGTAGTCATCAACAACGGGATCTACGGAACGATTCACATGCATCAAAGGGCGCGGTTTCCCGGACGCGCAATCGGCACCTCCATAGAAGGTCCCGATTTTGTGGCGCTCGCGAATTCCTTCGGCATCCATGCCAATCGCGTCACGTCCCTCGAAGCGTTCCAGGATGCATTCTCAGCGGCGCGGGAGATGTCAGGGCCAGCGCTGATCGAGGTGGTTACCGATCCCACGGAGCTGAAACCCCGCGGCAAATAA
- a CDS encoding NAD(P)/FAD-dependent oxidoreductase — translation MINGNVSHWWTQIGLPTPRPALAESIDVDVAIVGGGYTGMWTAYYLKQARPDLRVAILEARFCGFGASGRNGGWLTNTVTGGLSQYERSHGHEAGERFQLAMNATVDEVIAFAKREGIDADIVKGGELEVAYTPAQLARLDEWFAAEAKWRGTDWMRLSADEAKSRVNVAGVLGGMWHPHCARIHPAKLAAGLARVVDELGVEIYENTRATEIRPHEAITDRGTVRAGTVVRATEGFTSGLKGLHREWLPMNSSMIVTEPLSDAQWDVIGWEGRDTLADMAHVYMYAQRTADDRIAFGGRGVPYRWNSRTDIDGFTQPVTAGALQDLLVRFFPVLHGIDIDHLWSGTLGVPRDWAASVGYDAATGLAHAGGYVGTGVSTTNLAGRTLRDLILGEETELASLPWVGHRVRKWEPEPLRWFATRVIYGAYGAADRAEYRGLPTTSGLAKVADAVAGRGH, via the coding sequence ATGATCAACGGCAACGTCTCCCACTGGTGGACGCAGATTGGCCTGCCAACGCCGCGACCCGCGCTCGCGGAAAGCATCGACGTCGACGTCGCGATCGTCGGCGGTGGGTATACCGGGATGTGGACCGCCTACTACCTCAAGCAGGCGCGGCCCGACCTACGAGTCGCCATTCTCGAGGCGCGATTCTGTGGCTTCGGCGCATCCGGCCGAAACGGCGGCTGGCTCACGAACACCGTCACAGGTGGGCTGTCGCAGTATGAGCGCTCGCACGGTCACGAGGCGGGGGAGCGGTTCCAGCTCGCGATGAACGCGACCGTGGATGAAGTCATCGCCTTCGCTAAGCGAGAGGGAATCGACGCGGACATCGTAAAGGGTGGCGAACTCGAGGTCGCCTACACTCCAGCACAGCTGGCACGGCTCGACGAGTGGTTCGCAGCTGAGGCGAAGTGGCGCGGCACCGACTGGATGCGCCTCTCGGCAGATGAGGCAAAGTCGCGTGTCAACGTGGCTGGCGTTTTAGGTGGGATGTGGCACCCACACTGTGCGCGCATCCACCCGGCGAAGCTGGCTGCGGGGCTCGCGCGCGTGGTCGACGAACTCGGCGTCGAGATCTATGAGAACACGCGAGCGACGGAGATTCGGCCGCACGAGGCGATCACCGATCGCGGTACCGTTCGCGCCGGCACCGTGGTGCGCGCGACCGAGGGCTTCACTTCGGGGCTGAAAGGCCTGCATCGCGAGTGGCTGCCGATGAATTCGTCGATGATCGTGACCGAGCCGCTTTCGGATGCGCAGTGGGACGTGATCGGCTGGGAGGGTCGCGACACGCTGGCCGACATGGCACACGTCTATATGTATGCGCAGCGCACGGCGGATGATCGCATCGCGTTTGGTGGTCGGGGCGTCCCCTACCGCTGGAATTCGCGGACGGACATTGACGGATTCACGCAGCCTGTTACTGCTGGCGCGCTGCAGGATCTGTTGGTGCGGTTCTTTCCGGTTTTACACGGGATCGATATCGATCATCTATGGTCCGGAACACTCGGGGTGCCACGCGACTGGGCCGCGAGCGTGGGTTACGACGCTGCGACCGGGCTTGCGCACGCGGGCGGCTACGTCGGCACCGGGGTGTCGACGACGAATCTCGCAGGGCGGACGCTGCGCGATCTCATTCTGGGCGAGGAGACTGAGCTCGCCTCGCTGCCGTGGGTCGGACATCGCGTACGCAAGTGGGAGCCGGAGCCCCTGCGGTGGTTCGCGACGCGCGTGATCTACGGTGCGTATGGCGCGGCAGATCGGGCCGAGTATCGCGGGCTGCCGACGACATCGGGGTTGGCGAAGGTTGCGGATGCCGTGGCTGGGCGGGGGCACTAG